The segment CCACATTGATCTCTTGATCGGTTCCAAGACCGGTCCCGTCGGCGCCGCGTTCGCCAGCGCACTGGCGACCCAAACCGCCGGTCACTCGAACCTGCTCGCCGTGCTCGAACCGAACCTGCTGGTCAAACCGGCGACGGTCACGATCACCAAGGTCACCATCAAGGGCGCCAAGCAAGCGACCCAGATGTTCGGTCCGGCTCAAGCCGCCGTCGCCAAAGCGGTCGCCGATGCGGTCGAAGCCGGCGTCATCCCGAAGGATCAGTGCGAAGACCTGGTCATCGTCTGCGGCGTCTTCATCCACTGGGAAGCGGCCGACGACAAGAAGATCTTCG is part of the Blastopirellula sediminis genome and harbors:
- the fae gene encoding formaldehyde-activating enzyme; this encodes MSMFIGEALAGDGNEIAHIDLLIGSKTGPVGAAFASALATQTAGHSNLLAVLEPNLLVKPATVTITKVTIKGAKQATQMFGPAQAAVAKAVADAVEAGVIPKDQCEDLVIVCGVFIHWEAADDKKIFDYNYEATKQAIVNAMTAKPTIDEVLAGKEKAAHPFRGF